One stretch of Zhihengliuella flava DNA includes these proteins:
- a CDS encoding Gfo/Idh/MocA family protein, protein MPNQVPSLRIALIGHGFMGAAHSQGWRVAPRFFDLPANPQMSLLVGRNAAGVEAAAETWGWAETATDWREAIQRDDIDVVDIVTPGNSHAEIAIAALEAGKHVLCEKPLANTLEEAAAMAAAAERASGKAQAMIGFTYRRVPAAAFARELVLSGAIGQVRQVRAAYLQDWLRDADAPLTWRLQKEHAGTGALGDLGAHAVDLSQFITGQKVTGVSGMLNTFVDQRPLAAGGSERGEVSVDDAALFTARFDGGAVGSFEATRMATGRKNSLRIEVSGSTGAISFDLENYNSLGFYDATAPGDRQGFANIMVTEPEHPYLSAWWPTGHALGYEHGFVHQAKDFVEAVAAGRQPLPSFADGHHVQRVLDGVVRSDQNNNAWVATD, encoded by the coding sequence GCAGGGATGGCGCGTTGCGCCGAGGTTCTTCGACCTCCCTGCCAATCCGCAGATGAGCCTGCTCGTCGGCCGCAACGCTGCCGGCGTCGAGGCGGCCGCGGAGACGTGGGGGTGGGCTGAAACCGCCACCGACTGGCGGGAGGCGATCCAGCGGGACGATATCGACGTCGTCGACATCGTGACCCCCGGCAACTCGCATGCGGAGATCGCGATTGCCGCCCTCGAAGCGGGCAAGCATGTCTTGTGCGAGAAGCCGCTGGCCAACACGCTCGAGGAGGCGGCCGCTATGGCCGCCGCGGCGGAGCGCGCGAGCGGGAAGGCGCAGGCCATGATCGGCTTCACGTACCGCCGGGTGCCCGCGGCGGCCTTTGCGCGTGAACTCGTGCTGTCCGGCGCCATCGGTCAGGTCCGTCAAGTCCGGGCCGCCTACCTGCAGGATTGGTTGCGGGACGCCGACGCGCCGCTCACGTGGCGGCTCCAGAAGGAGCACGCCGGGACCGGCGCGCTCGGCGACCTGGGCGCGCACGCCGTCGACCTGTCCCAATTCATCACGGGCCAGAAGGTTACCGGCGTCAGCGGGATGCTCAACACCTTCGTCGATCAGCGGCCGCTGGCGGCCGGCGGCAGCGAGCGGGGCGAGGTCTCGGTCGACGACGCCGCGCTGTTCACGGCGCGGTTCGACGGCGGCGCCGTCGGCTCATTCGAGGCGACCCGCATGGCCACGGGGCGCAAGAACTCGCTGCGCATCGAGGTCTCCGGGTCAACGGGGGCCATCTCCTTTGACCTCGAGAACTACAACTCGCTGGGCTTCTATGACGCGACGGCGCCGGGGGATCGGCAGGGCTTTGCCAACATCATGGTGACGGAGCCGGAACACCCGTACCTCTCCGCGTGGTGGCCCACGGGGCACGCCCTCGGCTACGAGCACGGATTCGTTCACCAGGCTAAGGACTTCGTCGAGGCCGTCGCCGCGGGGCGCCAGCCGCTGCCGTCCTTCGCGGACGGCCACCACGTGCAGCGGGTCCTCGACGGCGTGGTCCGCAGCGATCAGAACAACAACGCCTGGGTCGCCACGGACTAA